GAGAAGCCGCACCGCTGCCCCACCTGCAGCAAGAGCTTCTCCCGCCTGGAGAACCTGAAGATCCACAACCGGTCACACACAGGTGAGGGCGGGGCTGGAGCGCAGGCGCCGGGCCATCCCCGCAGCCAAGAGACAGGTGCATACCCCAACTGTTTGGCAGTACCTTTCCGAGTGCCACTTGCTGGGGAATCCTCTCCCGTGGGTCAGACCCTTGCCACGTGCTCTCGGGACACAGACTCGTCTTCCTGTGTCACACTCGGCATTGTGTTCGTATGATCGTCGACTCATGCCACCTGTGACTGCAGTGTGTCTGCTTGCTTCTCATGGACCCCAGCACACAATAGGGCCAGCACTGGCCAGCAGAGCCACacacttaaattatttattttaaaaatatttatttatttatttggctgcgctggatcttagttgcggcacacgaactcttagttgtagcatgtgcgatctggttccctgaccagagatcaaacccggggcccctgcattgggagtgtggagtcttagccactggatcgccagggaagccccttaattttaaatttcctaatcGCCCACATtgaaaaaagtacaaagaaatacACGGTGAGGTGAATTACAATGATAAATTTTCTTGAACTCAGTATCTTCAAAATGTTGTCAATTCAATATTAAAACatcagggagggacttccctggcggtccagtggttaagactgtgcttccaatgcagggggcgcaggttcgatccctggtcaggggactaagatcccgaatgcctgcgctgcgtggccaaaaaacaaacaaacaaaaaaaccccacacacatCAAGGAGACACTGAAATTCTTCATTTCCTACAAAGTCTGTGGACTCCGGTGTATATTTTACACTAGAGGCACATCTTAAAGGATCACAGCTTCACGGGGCTCCGGCCGGCCCTGGTCAGTGGGAGCAGCCCTTTCGTAAATCTGGAGGAACTGTGTTGAGTCAGGGCCAAGGGCATCCACGCAGCGCTCACTGTGAGCCAGGCCCTAGCAGGGTCTTTAAGCAATTACCTGTGGAAGTGGTCGCTGTCATCAAAGTCTGAAGCACAGGCCTGAGGCCAAGGGCACACACAGCCAGGCCACAGGCTGGCTTCTCAGCGGCCACGACCTGCCGTCCCCACTGGAGTCAGAGCTCCTGCCGGTGCTGAGGACACCGCCCCCCAAATCAGACAGCCTCTGCTCTCAGGGAGGTCTCAGTCTGGGGTGAGGGGCCTGGGGACTGTCGagtgggtggtgggtggtgggAAACCGGGCTGGGATGGCCTGGGCGGCGGGAGCCCCTCACACCGGCACCGGTGCCGCCCACAGGCGAGAAGCCCTACGTGTGCCCCTACGAGGGCTGCAACAAGCGCTACTCCAACTCCAGTGACCGCTTCAAGCACACACGTACCCACTACGTGGACAAGCCCTACTACTGCAAGATGCCCGGCTGCCACAAGCGCTACACGGACCCCAGCTCGCTGCGCAAACATATCAAGGCCCACGGCCACTTCGTGTCGCACGAGCAGCAAGAGCTGCTGCAACTTCGCCCGCCCCCCAAACCACCGCTGCCCGCCCCTGACGGCAGCCCCTATGTCAGTGGGGCCCAGATCATCATCCCCAACCCGGCTGCCCTCTTCGGAGGCCCCGGCCTGCCCGgcctgcctctgcccctggcCCCCGGCCCCCTTGACCTCAGCGCCCTAGCCTGTGGCAATGGCGGGAGCGGTGggggtgcagggggcatgggccCTGGGCTGCCCGGCCCCGTCCTGCCCCTCAATCTGGCCAAGAACCCGCTGCTGCCCTCGCCCTTTGGGGCTGGTGGACTGGGCCTGCCCGTGGTCTCCCTCCTCGCTGGCTCCGCTGGCGGCAAGGCCGAGGGGGAGAAGGGGCGTGGGGCGGTGCCGGCCAGGGCCCTGGGCATGGAGGGCCGTAAGACCCCCCTGGAGAGGACTGAGAGCGGCCGCTCCCGGCCAAGTCCCGatggcctccccctgctgccgGGCACCGTGCTGGACCTGTCCACAGGCGTCAACTCAGCGGCCAGCAGCCCAGAGGCGCTCACTCCTGGCTGGGTGGTCATCCCGCCGGGCTCCGTGCTGCTCAAACCGGCTGTGGTGAACTGAACCCACTCAGTGGACGCCGACCACCTGTAGCCCAGCCGGcggctcccagccctgccccccgaCGAACGGAAACTCTTCTGCGAAATAGCAATAATgttctcctgccccagggcccagtTGGCTGTGTCCCCTGGGCAGACCCAGCCCCAGATAAGCTGGGCAGCAAGGATGGTGCTAGAAGGGCATTGCTGGCACCCCAGGCGGGAGGAACTGGGTCTGCCAGCTAGGGAGAGCTGTGCTCCTGGGTGCTGAGGCCTGGCtcacctctgccccaccccaccccaccctccacctAGCCCTCAGTCCCCCCGTCCCCCAACTCTAGTGCCACCCTCATCCAGTGGTCAACCGGGCaggtcaccctccctcccttgccCACCTGCCAGCCCTGTCCCagcagtgggggtggtggggtggcaTCTGCCCTCCTGACTAGCGCCAGGCTCCCTCCCTACCCCCTTTGATGGTGAGCTGTGAGGACCCCCTGGGATCGAGGCCCCACCCCATCCTGCCTAGCCTCACTGGGCccctgctctgggggctcctgacCCCTTTCCCTCTGGTCTACCCCCCAGAGGGAGAGCAAGACAGACGCAGGCCCTGGCAAAGCCACAGGAAGAAGCCACCTTACCTTATGACAAGGCGCCTCCCAGCTTGGAGAGGGAGGCCCGCTCTGCCAGCTGCCCCTCACTGCCCACCATCTGCAGCAGCCAGCACGCTGCCCGAGGGTCAGTCCCTCCTCTGGATTGGCTGACACTCCAGGTTGAGGGGGCTGGCTGACTACTCATCTGCCCCTTCACCACTGGGCCTCCCTCTACTCTCAGGGAGCCCTGAGCGGGGAGAGGTGCCAGGACCTGGGGCCGGCCCAGCTCAGGGAATAGGTGGGgctgggcctggcctggcctggggtgGTGCCACCCTGCACAAGGGGCTGTGGAAGCCTGCAGGGTGTTGTTGGGAGGGGAGGCTGGCTAGGCACAACCCTGGGCTGGGATATAGCTCCTGTCCTGGGGGCACCAAGTCAAGGCCAGCACAGGTGAGGGAGGGTTCCAGGCCGGTGCTGGGCACGGGAGCTTCCAGAGGCCACGGATGAAAGGACCTGGGCTTGAGGAGGGGAAGTGGGGCCACGAAGCAGCCAAGGATGCCCTTGGGAGGGCCCCGCCCCTCTGCCTGGGAAGGGAAAGCCAGACGAAAAAGCCTGGACTTGGCGACCTGGCTGCTTCCTTTGGCTTTTCTGAGCTGAGCTCCTGCCCTAGGTGTCCCTGCTCTGCTCCCCCATGGAGGGGGCCAGAATAAGCGAAGGATGCTGGGGCTCCATGTGCCCCAGAGCCCACACTGCTGCCCAAGCCCAGGGAGCTGGGCTCTCCCACAGGCCCTGGCAGTGCAGCACATGTCTCATTCCCCGCCCTGAGCCCTCATGTTCCCTCCCCGTAGGGGGCCTGGTTCGGTCTGGGAGGTGCTGGCCCAGCAGTCAGGAGCTCTGTCTGGCTCCTAGGCCTGCCCTGCCCTTGGCCACAGTGACCAAGCCCTCTGTGTCACTGGCTGCAGAACAAGGGAGCTATGGGACTGCAGGGGGGTCCTTAGCAGCCCTGCAGTTTCCCTCCTCTGAGCAGCTCTGCTGATCCTGCCCTTTCCTGGACTGCCCTTCTGTCCCAGAGGGGTCACCCTGACCCGGCCCACTGACAGGGCCCGGCAGCACTGGCTTTGCCCCTTGAAGGGGCTGTGAGCAAAGCAGGAGGGAGCTGGTCTCCTTCCCTCGCGCCCCACCCAGGACCCAggtacccccacccccactaagGGCCCCAGGCCTTAAGTCCCCATTGGGGTGAGGGGTTTGAGACTCAAGCCCCGGGAGCGGAGGAACAGGGCACTGGAAGGTGACATTAGCTCAGCATGTGACTCGGTGATAGACCAGGCCTGAAGGGGCCGGTGTACGTGTCGTTGTTGTCGGTTTGTTGTTGCACATTCCAGGATATCAGTATTCTAACAGGTTCTAAGTGCCTTTCTATCGTAGCTTATGTTTTTCCTCCTCTTGGCTCCATTGCTGTTAgcatagagttttaaaaaaagaaaagagataagcTAATGACTATAACAATATATTCCTCCATGTGAGAGGAAGTttataaagaaacaataaaagtgaGTTACAAACACGGTTTGTCTTGGATGTGCCAGGAGCTGGGCCATGCACAGGAGACCACCTCTGACCGCCCGTGCCTGGCTCTGGGGTCCCCCACCCAGACTGCAGTGCCGAGGCCCTGCTCTGGGGTTTTCTCCCAACCCTGCGGGGGACACAAGCTCTCTATCTGCTGTTGGGAGCTGGAAGGGAAGGGCGGCAGGGGGAGGTGCTGAGACGGAAGGTTCTGGACAAGACATCGCAGGTTCAGGTCCTCATCCGCCACTGCCTGCCATGACTTTGTTGAGTGCCTTAGCTCTGGGGAAGCCTGGCTCCCTGGCCTCGGTGCAATGAGAGGCTGGCAAAAGCTCCTCTTTCCCGGCCGCACCCTGGAGCTTTCCCCCCATATTACTGAGGTGTTAGAGCCCAACCCAGGTCAGGGAAAGGCGGCCTGTGACAGACCCCGGGGGCCTGAGCTCCATCCACCAGCGGAGTGGGCGGGGCAGACCTGAGGGCGGTGATGCCGAGGGAGGGCCTGGCATTGGGACTGCGACAGCAGGAGTGGCTGTGTTTGGAGTGGCTGTGTCCGGTACTTTACAGAACGCTACCAGCTTCCTTGGACGAGCAGGGCCAGGCTGGCTGGCTTCTCACCAACCTTGCCCACACTGGCCCCGCTGGGTGTCACAGGCCCAATAACGGGCAGGCAGATGCCACTGCTTCCCGTCCCCTGCACGCACAGCCCCACGGCTGGCGGGAAGAGCAGCCTGCCTTCTGGAATCTGGACGTGTGCACTCAAGAAATGCGGAAAAGACATTTATTACCAAGCTATAAATTAGAGGTGGGCGGTGGGGTGTGAGGCACTGAGTGGTCACGTTT
This region of Physeter macrocephalus isolate SW-GA chromosome 14, ASM283717v5, whole genome shotgun sequence genomic DNA includes:
- the GLIS2 gene encoding zinc finger protein GLIS2, with amino-acid sequence MHSLDEPLDLKLSITKLRAAREKRERTLSAVRHRALHRELGLVDDSPTPGSPGSPPSGFLLNPKFPEKVEGRFSAAPLVDLSLSPPSGLDSPNGSSSLSPERQGNGDLPAVPTGPDLQPLRYLDSVPSSFQFFLPLGSGGALHLPASSFLTAPKDKCLSPELPLPKQLVCRWAKCNQPFELLQDLVDHVNDYHVKPEKDAGYCCHWEGCARHGRGFNARYKMLIHIRTHTNEKPHRCPTCSKSFSRLENLKIHNRSHTGEKPYVCPYEGCNKRYSNSSDRFKHTRTHYVDKPYYCKMPGCHKRYTDPSSLRKHIKAHGHFVSHEQQELLQLRPPPKPPLPAPDGSPYVSGAQIIIPNPAALFGGPGLPGLPLPLAPGPLDLSALACGNGGSGGGAGGMGPGLPGPVLPLNLAKNPLLPSPFGAGGLGLPVVSLLAGSAGGKAEGEKGRGAVPARALGMEGRKTPLERTESGRSRPSPDGLPLLPGTVLDLSTGVNSAASSPEALTPGWVVIPPGSVLLKPAVVN